One region of Gemmatimonadales bacterium genomic DNA includes:
- the argC gene encoding N-acetyl-gamma-glutamyl-phosphate reductase: MKVAVIGGAGYAGGELLRLLFQHPEVSEIKATSRSQAGKPVGDVHPGLAAYPDVRFTGETPGEAAKGADAVFLSLEHGESSKLMGEIVDAGPGLIVDLAADFRIQDGRLYETYYGAHPAPELVHRFAYGLADVRRQELRGAKAIAAPGCFATAAQLALWTLKGAPLAGEPAVYAITGSSGAGVHPKPTTHHPARAHNVFAYSVLSHRHEAEIAEQWRQWTGKTGATPRLLTHSGPFVRGIYATVHARLTEPAAEAVKAVATALGAGSPFVRVTSAPPQLTHIVGTNDALIHVTASPDGHEVAVTVAIDNLVKGAGGQGVQAMNLALGLDETAGLRIAPAYPI, translated from the coding sequence GTGAAAGTCGCGGTGATTGGCGGCGCCGGCTACGCAGGCGGTGAGCTGCTGCGGCTGCTGTTCCAGCATCCGGAAGTCTCGGAGATCAAGGCAACCAGCCGGAGCCAGGCGGGTAAGCCGGTCGGCGACGTGCATCCGGGCCTGGCGGCGTATCCCGACGTTCGCTTTACGGGCGAAACCCCGGGTGAGGCGGCCAAAGGCGCAGATGCGGTCTTCCTGTCGCTCGAGCACGGCGAGTCGTCCAAGCTGATGGGCGAGATCGTCGACGCCGGCCCCGGGCTGATTGTCGACCTTGCGGCGGATTTCCGGATTCAGGACGGCCGACTCTACGAGACCTACTACGGCGCGCATCCCGCGCCCGAGCTGGTCCATCGATTTGCCTACGGTCTGGCCGATGTCCGCCGGCAGGAACTTCGGGGTGCCAAGGCCATTGCGGCTCCCGGCTGCTTTGCAACGGCTGCCCAGCTTGCGCTGTGGACCCTCAAAGGGGCCCCGTTGGCTGGTGAGCCGGCGGTGTACGCGATTACCGGTTCGAGCGGCGCAGGGGTGCACCCGAAGCCGACCACGCATCATCCGGCCCGGGCGCACAACGTCTTTGCCTACTCCGTGCTCAGTCACCGGCACGAGGCGGAGATCGCCGAACAGTGGCGGCAATGGACCGGCAAGACGGGCGCGACGCCCCGCCTGCTGACCCACTCCGGCCCGTTCGTGCGCGGCATCTACGCAACCGTCCATGCGCGGCTGACAGAGCCCGCCGCGGAGGCAGTCAAGGCTGTTGCGACCGCGCTGGGTGCAGGCAGCCCTTTCGTGCGGGTCACCTCCGCGCCGCCGCAGCTGACCCACATCGTGGGCACCAACGACGCGCTGATCCATGTGACAGCCTCGCCCGATGGGCATGAGGTGGCGGTCACGGTGGCGATCGATAATCTCGTCAAGGGTGCGGGCGGGCAGGGTGTCCAGGCCATGAACCTGGCCCTGGGCCTCGACGAGACTGCGGGGCTGCGCATCGCGCCGGCCTATCCGATCTGA